One Triticum dicoccoides isolate Atlit2015 ecotype Zavitan chromosome 5B, WEW_v2.0, whole genome shotgun sequence genomic window carries:
- the LOC119308583 gene encoding triacylglycerol lipase 1-like isoform X2 — protein MAVPGGGAAAALALTLLLLLCSCVSGAAHASSALRHAVPRGDGGGGLCGQLLLPLGYPCTEHTVETNDGFLLSLQHIPHGKNGVADNTGPPVFLQHGLFQGGDTWFINSVEQSLGYILADNGFDVWIGNVRGTRWSKGHSTFTVHDKARLSALFWDWSWQELAEYDLLAMLSYVYTVRQSKILYVGHSQGTIMGLAAFTLPEITKMISAAALLCPISYLDHVSASFVLRAVGMHLDQMLLTMGFHQLNFRSDMGVQIVDSICDDGHVDCNNLLSSITGENCCFNGSRIDHYLEYEPHPSSTKNLHHLFQMIRKGTFARYDYGLLGNLRRYGRLSPPPFDLSSIPESLPMWMGYGGLDALADVTDVERTVKELRSTPELMYIGGYGHIDFVMSVKAKDDVYVDLMRFLRLRANGSLHSSY, from the exons ATGGCGGTCCCGGGAGGAGGTGCCGCCGCCGCGCTCGCTctgaccctcctcctcctcctctgctcctgcGTTTCCGGCGCGGCCCACGCCTCCTCCGCCCTCCGCCACGCCGTGccgcgcggcgacggcggcggcggactctGCGGGCAGCTGCTCCTGCCGCTGGGCTACCCGTGCACCGAGCACACC gTTGAAACAAACGATGGCTTTCTTCTGTCTCTTCAGCATATTCCACATGGCAAAAATGGAGTTGCAGACAATACTGGACCTCCAGTTTTTCTTCAACATGGTCTTTTTCAG GGAGGAGACACATGGTTCATAAATTCTGTTGAACAGTCGCTTGGATATATCCTTGCTGATAATGGCTTCGATGTTTGGATTGGAAATGTTCGTGGAACACGTTGGAGTAAAGGCCATTCAACTTTCACTGTGCATGATAAG GCTCGCTTGTCAGCG CTTTTCTGGGATTGGAGCTGGCAAGAGCTTGCTGAATATGATCTTCTGGCAATGTTGAGCTACGTGTATACAGTTAGGCAGTCCAAAATTTTGTATGTGGGGCATTCACAG GGAACTATTATGGGTTTGGCTGCTTTTACATTGCCTGAAATCACAAAGATGATTAGCGCTGCTGCACTTCTTTGTCCAATTTCTTACCTTGATCATGTTAGTGCTAGTTTTGTTCTCAGAGCAGTTGGCATGCATCTTGACCAG ATGCTTCTTACCATGGGCTTCCATCAGCTGAACTTCCGGAG CGATATGGGAGTTCAAATAGTAGATTCTATATGCGATGATGGACATGTGGACTGCAACAATTTGCTGTCTTCGATAACAG GGGAAAATTGTTGCTTCAATGGATCGCGGATTGACCATTACTTGGAGTATGAACCTCATCCATCATCAACTAAAAATTTGCATCATCTTTTTCAGA TGATCAGGAAAGGCACTTTCGCAAGGTATGACTACGGATTGTTGGGAAACCTAAGGCGTTACGGTCGGCTGTCACCCCCTCCGTTTGACCTAAGCAGCATACCGGAATCACTGCCAATGTGGATGGGATACGGTGGTCTTGATGCATTGGCTGATGTCACCGATGTTGAGCGTACGGTCAAAGAGCTGAGATCTACGCCAGAGCTGATGTACATTGGTGGCTACGGCCACATTGATTTCGTCATGAGCGTGAAGGccaaagatgatgtttatgtcgacctgatGCGGTTCCTTCGCCTTAGGGCAAATGGATCATTGCACAGTAGCTACTAG
- the LOC119308583 gene encoding triacylglycerol lipase 1-like isoform X1, which translates to MAVPGGGAAAALALTLLLLLCSCVSGAAHASSALRHAVPRGDGGGGLCGQLLLPLGYPCTEHTVETNDGFLLSLQHIPHGKNGVADNTGPPVFLQHGLFQGGDTWFINSVEQSLGYILADNGFDVWIGNVRGTRWSKGHSTFTVHDKARLSAVSFSEAFSSFGYTVLFWDWSWQELAEYDLLAMLSYVYTVRQSKILYVGHSQGTIMGLAAFTLPEITKMISAAALLCPISYLDHVSASFVLRAVGMHLDQMLLTMGFHQLNFRSDMGVQIVDSICDDGHVDCNNLLSSITGENCCFNGSRIDHYLEYEPHPSSTKNLHHLFQMIRKGTFARYDYGLLGNLRRYGRLSPPPFDLSSIPESLPMWMGYGGLDALADVTDVERTVKELRSTPELMYIGGYGHIDFVMSVKAKDDVYVDLMRFLRLRANGSLHSSY; encoded by the exons ATGGCGGTCCCGGGAGGAGGTGCCGCCGCCGCGCTCGCTctgaccctcctcctcctcctctgctcctgcGTTTCCGGCGCGGCCCACGCCTCCTCCGCCCTCCGCCACGCCGTGccgcgcggcgacggcggcggcggactctGCGGGCAGCTGCTCCTGCCGCTGGGCTACCCGTGCACCGAGCACACC gTTGAAACAAACGATGGCTTTCTTCTGTCTCTTCAGCATATTCCACATGGCAAAAATGGAGTTGCAGACAATACTGGACCTCCAGTTTTTCTTCAACATGGTCTTTTTCAG GGAGGAGACACATGGTTCATAAATTCTGTTGAACAGTCGCTTGGATATATCCTTGCTGATAATGGCTTCGATGTTTGGATTGGAAATGTTCGTGGAACACGTTGGAGTAAAGGCCATTCAACTTTCACTGTGCATGATAAG GCTCGCTTGTCAGCGGTGAGCTTTTCCGAAGCTTTTTCTAGTTTTGGATATACAGTT CTTTTCTGGGATTGGAGCTGGCAAGAGCTTGCTGAATATGATCTTCTGGCAATGTTGAGCTACGTGTATACAGTTAGGCAGTCCAAAATTTTGTATGTGGGGCATTCACAG GGAACTATTATGGGTTTGGCTGCTTTTACATTGCCTGAAATCACAAAGATGATTAGCGCTGCTGCACTTCTTTGTCCAATTTCTTACCTTGATCATGTTAGTGCTAGTTTTGTTCTCAGAGCAGTTGGCATGCATCTTGACCAG ATGCTTCTTACCATGGGCTTCCATCAGCTGAACTTCCGGAG CGATATGGGAGTTCAAATAGTAGATTCTATATGCGATGATGGACATGTGGACTGCAACAATTTGCTGTCTTCGATAACAG GGGAAAATTGTTGCTTCAATGGATCGCGGATTGACCATTACTTGGAGTATGAACCTCATCCATCATCAACTAAAAATTTGCATCATCTTTTTCAGA TGATCAGGAAAGGCACTTTCGCAAGGTATGACTACGGATTGTTGGGAAACCTAAGGCGTTACGGTCGGCTGTCACCCCCTCCGTTTGACCTAAGCAGCATACCGGAATCACTGCCAATGTGGATGGGATACGGTGGTCTTGATGCATTGGCTGATGTCACCGATGTTGAGCGTACGGTCAAAGAGCTGAGATCTACGCCAGAGCTGATGTACATTGGTGGCTACGGCCACATTGATTTCGTCATGAGCGTGAAGGccaaagatgatgtttatgtcgacctgatGCGGTTCCTTCGCCTTAGGGCAAATGGATCATTGCACAGTAGCTACTAG
- the LOC119308583 gene encoding triacylglycerol lipase 1-like isoform X3 yields MAVPGGGAAAALALTLLLLLCSCVSGAAHASSALRHAVPRGDGGGGLCGQLLLPLGYPCTEHTVETNDGFLLSLQHIPHGKNGVADNTGPPVFLQHGLFQGGDTWFINSVEQSLGYILADNGFDVWIGNVRGTRWSKGHSTFTVHDKLFWDWSWQELAEYDLLAMLSYVYTVRQSKILYVGHSQGTIMGLAAFTLPEITKMISAAALLCPISYLDHVSASFVLRAVGMHLDQMLLTMGFHQLNFRSDMGVQIVDSICDDGHVDCNNLLSSITGENCCFNGSRIDHYLEYEPHPSSTKNLHHLFQMIRKGTFARYDYGLLGNLRRYGRLSPPPFDLSSIPESLPMWMGYGGLDALADVTDVERTVKELRSTPELMYIGGYGHIDFVMSVKAKDDVYVDLMRFLRLRANGSLHSSY; encoded by the exons ATGGCGGTCCCGGGAGGAGGTGCCGCCGCCGCGCTCGCTctgaccctcctcctcctcctctgctcctgcGTTTCCGGCGCGGCCCACGCCTCCTCCGCCCTCCGCCACGCCGTGccgcgcggcgacggcggcggcggactctGCGGGCAGCTGCTCCTGCCGCTGGGCTACCCGTGCACCGAGCACACC gTTGAAACAAACGATGGCTTTCTTCTGTCTCTTCAGCATATTCCACATGGCAAAAATGGAGTTGCAGACAATACTGGACCTCCAGTTTTTCTTCAACATGGTCTTTTTCAG GGAGGAGACACATGGTTCATAAATTCTGTTGAACAGTCGCTTGGATATATCCTTGCTGATAATGGCTTCGATGTTTGGATTGGAAATGTTCGTGGAACACGTTGGAGTAAAGGCCATTCAACTTTCACTGTGCATGATAAG CTTTTCTGGGATTGGAGCTGGCAAGAGCTTGCTGAATATGATCTTCTGGCAATGTTGAGCTACGTGTATACAGTTAGGCAGTCCAAAATTTTGTATGTGGGGCATTCACAG GGAACTATTATGGGTTTGGCTGCTTTTACATTGCCTGAAATCACAAAGATGATTAGCGCTGCTGCACTTCTTTGTCCAATTTCTTACCTTGATCATGTTAGTGCTAGTTTTGTTCTCAGAGCAGTTGGCATGCATCTTGACCAG ATGCTTCTTACCATGGGCTTCCATCAGCTGAACTTCCGGAG CGATATGGGAGTTCAAATAGTAGATTCTATATGCGATGATGGACATGTGGACTGCAACAATTTGCTGTCTTCGATAACAG GGGAAAATTGTTGCTTCAATGGATCGCGGATTGACCATTACTTGGAGTATGAACCTCATCCATCATCAACTAAAAATTTGCATCATCTTTTTCAGA TGATCAGGAAAGGCACTTTCGCAAGGTATGACTACGGATTGTTGGGAAACCTAAGGCGTTACGGTCGGCTGTCACCCCCTCCGTTTGACCTAAGCAGCATACCGGAATCACTGCCAATGTGGATGGGATACGGTGGTCTTGATGCATTGGCTGATGTCACCGATGTTGAGCGTACGGTCAAAGAGCTGAGATCTACGCCAGAGCTGATGTACATTGGTGGCTACGGCCACATTGATTTCGTCATGAGCGTGAAGGccaaagatgatgtttatgtcgacctgatGCGGTTCCTTCGCCTTAGGGCAAATGGATCATTGCACAGTAGCTACTAG